A stretch of Ligilactobacillus faecis DNA encodes these proteins:
- a CDS encoding helix-turn-helix domain-containing protein, which produces MTEQEFVGSRLFLNIPALVAHDKVLLKKAPKAILLFGEIYSMLNVTGKFYMSNNALAKRLDCSRKSIINYINLLKKQGYIETENVIDDETKAITGRMITLGRVVQQNSLGWSNGIHQGSETGFTQRKHSNRTSNTNDQSDRKVSEKQLEEDFNKLWKLYPRKEGKKKAFEAYKRAIKKGTTNKDIQTGIVNYLTQIKVQGTDKKYIKQGSTWFNGECWDDEYNLGESKSPVSHKEKTGDAPRPRSREEEELEARKQSAEAFLYNLREHPEYFEIEHMKAAINDFVTKNPELKEEVLEIARTRRKSDRNTA; this is translated from the coding sequence ATGACTGAACAAGAATTTGTAGGATCAAGATTATTTCTGAATATTCCAGCATTAGTAGCTCACGACAAAGTTTTATTAAAAAAAGCTCCAAAAGCGATTCTATTATTTGGTGAAATTTATTCGATGTTGAATGTAACAGGTAAATTTTACATGAGTAATAACGCTCTTGCTAAGCGTCTAGATTGTTCAAGAAAGTCGATTATTAATTACATTAATTTGTTGAAAAAACAAGGCTATATAGAAACTGAAAATGTGATTGATGATGAAACTAAGGCAATTACAGGAAGAATGATCACTTTAGGTAGGGTAGTCCAACAGAATTCACTAGGGTGGTCCAATGGAATTCACCAGGGTAGTGAAACAGGTTTTACCCAAAGAAAACATAGTAATAGAACATCTAATACTAATGATCAATCTGATCGTAAAGTTAGTGAAAAACAGCTAGAAGAAGATTTTAACAAGCTTTGGAAGTTGTACCCAAGAAAAGAAGGCAAAAAGAAGGCTTTTGAAGCTTACAAGAGAGCTATCAAAAAGGGGACAACTAACAAAGATATCCAAACAGGTATCGTGAATTACCTGACACAGATCAAGGTTCAGGGCACAGACAAGAAGTACATCAAACAAGGCTCAACGTGGTTTAACGGTGAGTGTTGGGATGATGAGTACAACTTAGGTGAAAGTAAATCTCCTGTTAGCCATAAAGAAAAAACTGGAGACGCCCCCCGCCCACGAAGCCGTGAGGAAGAGGAACTAGAAGCACGTAAGCAATCGGCAGAAGCGTTCTTGTACAACTTGCGTGAGCATCCAGAATATTTCGAGATCGAACACATGAAAGCTGCGATCAATGATTTCGTAACTAAAAATCCAGAGTTAAAAGAGGAGGTGTTAGAGATTGCACGAACTCGAAGAAAGAGTGATCGCAACACTGCTTAA
- a CDS encoding replicative DNA helicase: MHELEERVIATLLKDPKLLDTVDINASWFTDQRYREILSVMQNMDQTERTALNIYNELGHYEGMFSYRDLMALQDTVFSTANFANEVKALRKIAVQKSLDEAVALYQMSPGKESIANLSASIENLKKVDEEDDKGYLDGAMADLAYRMDHDAPVGIKSFEQLDEILAGGLYGSMLLTIGARPSVGKTAYSVNLAYQIIANDTEVQVDYFTLEMNKREMLNRFIARHTRIASQKLKRPAKYLQSYEAMIVNEAMQWYRDRKLRVYDKIITLSGILSIIRENAAKSKPNKYIAIIDYIGLVKVENKQDRWQQVGQISRELKIMANEYNVPIVILSQLNRDTQKNMTPQLSNLRESGSIEQDSNVVAFLHRPNEDDRDLVRLTVQKNREGALGSIDYLFNGAYMEFREIDEGGG, from the coding sequence TTGCACGAACTCGAAGAAAGAGTGATCGCAACACTGCTTAAAGATCCTAAGTTGTTAGACACGGTTGATATAAATGCTAGTTGGTTTACGGATCAGCGTTATAGAGAGATCTTGTCGGTCATGCAGAACATGGATCAAACAGAACGGACGGCTTTAAATATCTACAACGAGTTAGGACATTACGAAGGGATGTTTAGCTATCGTGATCTGATGGCTTTGCAAGATACGGTATTTTCGACTGCTAACTTTGCGAATGAAGTTAAAGCACTACGTAAGATCGCAGTGCAAAAGTCACTTGATGAGGCAGTCGCGTTATATCAGATGTCACCGGGAAAAGAAAGCATAGCCAATTTATCTGCATCAATCGAGAACTTGAAAAAGGTAGATGAAGAAGATGACAAGGGCTATCTTGATGGGGCCATGGCAGATTTAGCATATCGCATGGATCATGATGCACCAGTAGGTATCAAGAGTTTTGAGCAACTGGATGAGATCTTAGCGGGTGGCTTGTATGGATCAATGTTGCTGACGATCGGGGCTCGTCCGTCAGTTGGTAAGACAGCATACAGCGTCAATCTAGCTTATCAGATCATTGCAAACGATACAGAAGTACAAGTTGATTATTTTACGCTGGAAATGAACAAGCGAGAAATGCTCAACCGCTTTATTGCAAGGCACACCAGAATTGCTAGTCAAAAATTGAAACGTCCCGCCAAGTATCTGCAAAGTTACGAGGCGATGATCGTCAACGAAGCAATGCAGTGGTATAGGGATCGCAAGCTTAGAGTATATGACAAGATCATCACGTTAAGTGGGATATTATCGATCATCAGAGAAAATGCAGCTAAATCAAAGCCAAACAAGTATATAGCGATCATTGATTATATTGGCTTGGTCAAAGTTGAAAATAAACAAGATCGATGGCAACAAGTTGGCCAAATTTCAAGGGAGTTAAAAATCATGGCTAATGAGTACAATGTACCGATCGTGATCTTGTCTCAGTTAAATCGTGATACGCAAAAAAACATGACGCCTCAGTTATCTAACTTAAGAGAGTCAGGATCGATCGAACAGGACAGCAACGTTGTGGCTTTCCTACACCGACCAAATGAAGATGATCGTGATCTGGTAAGACTGACAGTACAAAAAAATCGTGAAGGTGCGTTAGGCAGTATCGACTATCTGTTTAACGGGGCGTATATGGAATTCAGAGAAATTGATGAAGGTGGTGGATGA
- a CDS encoding putative HNHc nuclease: protein MERRSRAILQKADDGGAWLMVKLDHMPNLDHIETVAGSKEQFYVDWELADTRRVRKKQRRLFFALLNDIVDHFVVPQDFLKDMFYLQYQYYTGKEISLADYTRSSVTDANVLIELVIDFMFEWYVPFKKGYELLPKEEQYFIYQCCRHRVCLICGLPADIHHTDTVGMGVDRNKVDHTQHRVLPLCRTHHQNYHQLGPEKFSELYHVPAEGIKLDVEALKKINVRGKY, encoded by the coding sequence ATGGAGCGAAGATCACGAGCCATCTTGCAAAAGGCTGATGATGGTGGGGCATGGTTGATGGTCAAGTTAGATCACATGCCTAACTTGGATCACATCGAAACGGTGGCAGGTAGTAAAGAACAGTTCTATGTGGACTGGGAACTTGCAGATACAAGACGGGTCAGGAAGAAGCAACGACGCTTATTCTTCGCCCTATTGAATGACATTGTGGATCATTTCGTTGTACCGCAAGATTTCCTAAAGGACATGTTCTATCTGCAATACCAGTATTACACGGGCAAAGAGATTAGTTTAGCAGATTACACAAGATCAAGTGTTACAGACGCCAATGTATTGATCGAACTAGTGATAGATTTCATGTTCGAGTGGTATGTACCTTTCAAGAAAGGCTACGAGCTACTGCCTAAAGAAGAGCAGTACTTTATCTATCAATGTTGCCGACATAGGGTGTGTCTGATTTGTGGTCTGCCAGCTGATATACACCATACAGATACGGTTGGTATGGGCGTTGATCGTAACAAGGTGGACCACACACAACATAGAGTGCTGCCACTGTGTCGGACGCATCATCAAAACTATCATCAGCTTGGGCCAGAAAAGTTTTCAGAGTTGTATCACGTTCCAGCTGAGGGTATCAAACTAGATGTTGAAGCACTGAAAAAGATAAACGTTAGAGGCAAATACTAG
- a CDS encoding DNA-methyltransferase — protein sequence MSKKLPSEVTKKTKVELYNDNFENFKRYQIPKAQLMIADIPYNIGNNAYASNPAWYKGGNNKNGESEKANANFFNRDERFNVVNFMKFARKMLIKEPKERGKAPAMIVFCAWEQIPMLVETGKKEGFNHAYPLIFIKKSSSQALKANMKIVGATEYAIVLYRDKLPKFNNDGRMIMNWFNWEVDNGYPKIHPTQKPIPVLKRLIEIFTDPGDVVIDPTAGSGSTLRAAAELNRSAYGFEVERDIYNKANEKMLSVIEMSLV from the coding sequence TTGAGTAAAAAATTACCAAGTGAAGTAACTAAGAAAACAAAAGTAGAGCTATATAACGATAACTTTGAAAACTTCAAACGTTATCAGATACCAAAAGCACAACTGATGATCGCAGATATTCCTTATAACATTGGGAACAACGCTTATGCAAGCAATCCCGCTTGGTATAAAGGCGGAAACAATAAAAATGGTGAGAGTGAGAAAGCAAACGCCAACTTTTTCAATCGTGATGAGCGGTTTAACGTGGTTAACTTTATGAAGTTTGCTAGAAAAATGCTTATTAAAGAGCCTAAAGAGCGTGGAAAAGCGCCAGCTATGATCGTGTTTTGTGCGTGGGAACAGATCCCAATGTTAGTCGAAACAGGAAAGAAAGAGGGCTTTAACCATGCATACCCTTTGATTTTCATCAAAAAATCAAGTTCGCAGGCACTCAAAGCTAACATGAAAATTGTGGGTGCGACCGAATATGCGATCGTTTTATATCGTGATAAGTTGCCTAAGTTTAACAATGATGGGCGGATGATCATGAATTGGTTTAATTGGGAAGTCGATAATGGCTACCCTAAGATCCATCCAACACAAAAACCAATTCCAGTGTTGAAACGGTTGATAGAGATCTTTACTGATCCGGGCGATGTTGTGATAGATCCTACGGCAGGCAGCGGGAGCACATTGAGGGCTGCAGCTGAACTTAATCGAAGTGCTTATGGTTTTGAGGTCGAACGTGATATTTACAACAAAGCGAATGAAAAAATGTTATCAGTTATTGAGATGTCGTTAGTTTAG